The stretch of DNA AGGTGCTCGACTCGCTAGGCCCAGGAATGCACCGCAAAGACCTCACCCCTATGGTTAGTTATTAGTCCGACTGCACCATCGTTTGATAAGACCATAATGCGGTGGAGAATCACATGGGCAGATGACCCCCTATGGCGGCAGGAGACAGAGTCCTCTTATTTCTTATTTGGGGGACAAAGAATGCAAGGGTAAGAACACCTTACTGCTGGTGAAGGAATGCTTAGTCCGTGGCTGCTGTATGCACAGATGCATGCCCTCTTGCCGGCaaaacagcagcaacagtcaccTCTGGTAATTGCTCTTACTTAATATATTTACAGTTGTGTCTCTGAAATATATTTATGGGTCAAATTCAGGATCAAGCGAGGCATGTAGACCTCGGAACTATGTACGATATTTTATACCAATGGTGTGTTGAAATCTTATTTATGAATGAACTGGATTGCTAATTTGCTATGCAGTACTAATAATAATACACTGAACTTATAGTGCTTGCATGTTATAATTCCCCTCTAAGGAAATTTGTTTGCAAGTTATAATTTATAGTGTAAGTTTAAATGTATCTTTGGATATCACCCAAATCCAGCAGGCTAGCACTAGCATAGCCAAGATTAACTCTACTGAACCCCGACGTGAGCCACACAATAGAGTAACCCAACTTGACTAAATCGCAAAACATAAGGAACCTTTATCCAACTGAGCTGTTAGCATTACCTGGTCGCCATGGCCTGAAGGATGTTGGAGGGAATATGATTGCCATGGAGGATGTCACCCGCAAACTCTTACACATCAGCATGGCCTTAACATAGTTTAGGACCCGGCTCTTATGTCTTCTGACCGCTTCAAATTCCTCATGGCAGGACATGCTATCAGTTCCTAGAAGAAAGTGGTGGTCGAGTAGGAAGAGGGAGGAGATGCAAACATCACTGCTAATCCGACCAGTTCAGGAAACACATAAAGATAATATGTATCCTTTGAGCAATAGGATCAGCTTCATGTCCATATGGTCACTACACATGCCATGCAGGCGGCAAGATATGGGCATGTCCATCAACGACTTCGATGATGGCGAGATCAACGTGGTGCAGCACAACTCTGTCTGAGTCAGCAGCAGCGAATTGTTTCTACGGAGGTCTAATCCTTTTCGGTACCAGTCAAAATCCAACTTTTTATTGCTATTTCGCAATGCACTCTTGTGTGCATAATTATTTAAAATTGAAAACATCTGGAGTACACCTTATCCATTCTAATTCTAAAGACTAAAGAAGTTGCACTTCCTGCTTCCAGAGCGTAAAATGGTGCATTTgaatgattgtttgttgggactAAGCAGATTTAGCATATCCTTCTTTTCATGTACATATCCTAATAGGTGAGAGCATCAACGATATTTGGTTGATCTATCATGAACAGGTTTAGTATATATATTTTTGCAGTACAATGCTTGCGGTAAGACATCTAAGAAATATTTGGAGTTGCCGACTAAGGTAATCTGGAAGTTTGAATTAGTAAACAAATATACCCAACCATCACTTCAAGGAAATGCTCCATAGACAACTACATGGATTTCTTAGAACAATAAAAATATTGTACAATGCATCTCAGAATCAAAACATACTCTTAGATTCAGACTCTTGTTGCTCCCATCCCCTTTCGGCACCTCCTTCTCCTTCAGAAAATCTGAACCATTCAGGGCTGCATCATCAACAAAGGCACCAACTAAGAGGATGAAAGGAAAATCATAGGCTTGGAAGAAAGCTTACTCATTTTTAACTGGTCGGAGAACAACCGTCTGTGAGTTGGCGAGCAGGGACCTCCAGTCTCAGACCTTCCCGACCCCATTGGCTGCCGCGACACACGAGACACAACAACGACTGCGGCCACGAAGGCAGCGCCACACGGAACACACCATGGCTCCTGAGCAGCTAACCCTAGGCGATGAACATTGCACACAGTGAGGCTACGCACCGATTTGACGGGGACGAGTAGGCGGCGGGGTCGGAGAGACTAACCTGGACCCGTACGAGCGAGGAGAAGCATAGGGAGGGCCCCGAGCAGCAGCACATCCATGGAAAGAAGGAACTGGAGGTCGTGAGCAGCAGCTGCTCCTGCTCCAGACTGAATCGAACAAGCAAATAAAGATGGTGTCGGAGAGCAGAGCATCCGGATCGAGGGGAGAAGAAGAGTTGGAACCGGACCTTGATGGCGTCTCGAGCAGGGGGGGAGGGAGGATTCATGGCGCGCGGGATAAGGTGGAGACGCTCATGGCGGCGACGAAGAATGCATCAGGAGGAGGGAGGGCCCCGGTGTCGCCGGCGAGCATGCCGAGCTCGAGCGCCTCCTCGAGCACTTCGGGGATCGGATATGAAGAAGGGGCGGGGCGGGGAAGAGCATGGGCCTACGTGTCCGCCGACAATGGTAACGAATGGGAGGGGCGGCCACCAGAGAGTGCCGGCTGTGGATGGGGGATCTAGCGTGTGGCAACAGAGGAGGAGGTAGGAAGGGAAGAATGGGGAAGATAAGAAATGTGAGGGAGCTGAGGAAGGTTGACTGAGTTTTTTAGCTGACTGAGTTTTTTtaatactactccctccttccatatATATAGGGCATAATGCATTTTTTAAGACCgtctttgactattgacaagattaatagtacatgacatgcatcatgtaaaaattatatcattgaaagctcctttcacacacgaatttaatggtgtgctttgtgtaagttgcatgtcatatattattgcccTAATATTTGATCAAAGTTAgtctcgaaaaacgcattaggccatATATAGATGGAAGGGGGGAGTACTACTTCTTACTAATAATACTTCTATTAGGCAGTGACCAGTGAGGGATTGTGAGTGGGTGCGTCATTGTCCATACAAAAAAGAATTATCATCGATTATTTATTATAGGGCATGTCCAATTCACCTGCGTGGGTGAGATTTTTTTTTCATCACAGCTTGATGATTTTAAAAGTATTTTAATACAAATATCAATAGAAATTGATAAAAAATATTGAGTAGATTTAAGTTTAGTAATCATGCAGGTCATCTTGTGGTATGTGGATGGTATATTTTATGAAGTACTTCACAAGAGATATTTTGTCTGACACTCCACAAGTATTTTTCGATGTGTATCATTATATTTATTCTATGTTGTATCACTATTTAACTCTAATACAATATTATTTTAATAGAATTATATGACAGATTTTAGAACAAAATCAGTTGTCATTTTAGCGGACTCGGAAttgaatgatgatgatgatgatgatataaGAAATCGAGACATGGAATAAGAAATCGAGACATGGAAAATGACGTTCAGGGTGCCACAAATCACATGGATTGTATGATTCTTGGATAGACCCTCTGAGAACCTCAACATCAAATACATCATCAGAAGTTGAGCTTATCTCGCAATCATTTACCCTTTCAACGTCTCTCAATCCAACAAATGATGACTTATTGGATGAAATTTGATTTTTTATCAATATGGTTGATGATGTCGCTCTACTAGAGTGAGACATATTTTTTTTAGTTAATTTTGAATTCCAATAAATTACTACTCTGATGTCATTATAACTGAGAGAATTCTGATTTTACATTAGTGAATGGGTGAAAAGGTCTAATCTTTATCCTATTAGTTTAAATTTGAGACAAGTAAAAAACATACGAGACAATGATGAATACATGGATGTTGACTGATTTAATATGTGTGTAGGGATACTAGCGCGCCACGAAGTCCAGCTATTCAGAGACATTCCATCTCACTATATGGATCTAAACTTTTGTATAAGTTACTATAGTCACATATTACATTTTGCCTCATATCACCAATGTTTTCTTATTCTTGTCTTAGTCGATGTGCCAGTATGCACGAGATAGTCATCGTGACAATATGGACATTGGTAAAATAAAAATTAGATTCAGAATATATGTTTTTTATTATAGATTATGATATGTGCCTTCGATCACAAATATGTCACACTTTTAGAAATACAATTTGAGTGACTTGACAACATTTTGTAGCGATCTAAAATTTTGGATAAATATTATTTTAATATTATACCATGTGAATTTATTTTGTTTcagacgtgcgttgcacgtgcatgCTTACTAGCGGTGTAAATGATCAAACCTTCTGATGAGTGCAGGCAGTCCGAAAGGGATCTTGAATTGGAGCGCCATCGCTGTGTGCTGCTACTGCTACTGGTTTTTTTTTCTAGTACTGCTGGATGAAGGTGTTGGGGCATGTCTGAAACTCTGAATTCAGTGTGCCTTTGTGCTGTCTGTTTCCTCATGTAAAATACCGGTCGTCTGGACTTTGAGTGGAGGCATTTGCCTGACTAAATGAAGGAGGTTTACTTGATCACGTACAAGTGTACAGGAATGACCGTATGAGAGGATAGTTTGGGGAAGAAATGGAAAATAACGCTACTCTACGTTTTGGTTGCAATATCTAACTAGGAGTGTTGTCTTAAGTATTAACGTTAGTTTTGGCCTAATGCAAATGCCATTAATAAGCCTACTGCAAATGCCATTATTAGGGATATATCAACATACTACCTCCTTTTTCCGGTTTATAAAGCTTGCGTGTATTCCTAGATCTATACTTTTTTTTAAAcagaggcaaaagctttgcctcaTCCATTAATTAAGATAGAAAAGAGTTTGTTACAAGACACCCAACAAACACGGCATGCGGATTACTCGCGTGAAATAAAGGATCCTAGCTTCTTTGCGCCGGTGATGACCCAAAGGTTGGCCTCGGTACAGATGGAGGAGAGCAAGATTGGCGGTGGAGCACTCTTATACTTAAACACTCTTGCGTTACGCTCGTTCCAAATCGTCCATGAGACAAGCATAGTGAGGGAGGCCTTGACTTGGCGGTTCGGTGTACCATCGGCGCAGGTGCTTGCCCACCACTTGTCCACCGAGTCGAACAGGGGCCAAGCGGAAGTGTCAAGCCCGTGCATGAGGAATTTCTCAATGACCAAAGACCAAAGACATCGGGTGTAGCGGCACTTGTAGAAGAGGTGAGGTCCACATTCTTGCACCGTGCTGACCATTTTGTCCAATGGAGAAAGGACCGTCCCTAGGAACTGCGCCCTATACCCGAAGGCCGCCGAGTATTGCCCACAGGTAGTGTGTTTTCAAAGAATATCATCTTCGTTGAGCTCGTCAAGATGGACCTCATTTAGTATCATCCATAGAGCGAAGAATTACGTGATGTGCTCAACAGAGACGTTGGTGGGAGGGGGTTGATCTTGAGAATCCAAGCGTGGTGCTTCATGGCCTCCCTCACCTTCCAATTCTTTCTCTTGGAGGCTTCATAGATGAGCGGGGCAATGTCTTTAGGCATTCTCCCAAGGAGCCAAGGAGAGTCCCAAAAGGGGGTCCTCGCACCGTTACCAACGGTGATGGTGGTGGAAGCATAGAAAAAATTGAGGTCCTCCTCATTACATGGGTTTCCCATTCCCACCCACATTTTAGTGGGTTCCTTCCATTCGTACCACGGCCATCGCAAACAGAGAGCCCTCGTAGGATCAAGAATGAGCATGGGTGGGTCACCGAGCACGACGCCAAAGAAAAGCTAATCCATGAGCACTTCTCCAAGGTCATGAAGAGAGGCCCCCGAAGTCGCAAAGATTTCAATTGGGAGGAGCTTaatttggaaccacttgatttgTATGGCCTTGGTGCTCCAATGGCCGAGTGTGAGGTTCTTGAAGCGATCAACGACATGCCTAGCGACAAGGCACCGGGGCCGAATGGTTTCACGGGCCTCTTCTTCAAGAAATGTCGGGGCATTATCAAAACCGACCTCATGAGGGTCATTTCGCATTTTGACTCCCTGCACACGTCAAACCTCCACTGGCTCAACTCTGCAAATGTGGTCCTTTTGCCTAAAAAGGATGGGGTGGAGGGAATCACCGACTATAGACCCATTAGCCTCATCCATGCGATCGCGAAGATTATTGCGGAAGTGCTCTCCTTGAGACTTGGCCCTCATATGAAAAATCTCGTCTCCAACGCCCAAAGCGCCTTCATCAAAACAAGAAGCATCCACGACAACTTTTGTATGTTTGCAATCTTGCTCGACGCCTCCATGCAAGGAAGACCCCATCCCTCCTTTTCAAGCTTGATATTCGAAAGGCCTTCGACTCCGTTAAGTGGGAATACTTGCTTGATCTGCTCCAAAGGCGAGGATTTCTGAGCAAATTCAGGGATTGGATCACAGCCCTCCTTAGAACCTCTtccttgaggatcatcctcaatGGCATTGCCGGCAGCCCCATCAAGCATGGACAGGGCCTTCGGCAGGGAGACCCCGTATCCCCACTCCTCTTCGTCATCGCCATCGATCCGCTACAAAAAAATTAGATGTGGCAACACGGAGGGGTCTCCTCCATAGAATCCGGGGGCGGAGAGCCATGTTGAGGCCTCCCTCTATGCGGACGATGCGGCCATCTTCTTGGCTCCGATTAAAAAGGATGTTGACAACCTTGcaagcattttgaaggggttcagGGAGGTCACAGGCCTTTGCACCAATTTCCAGAAGAGCTCGGTGGTGCCCATTCGTTGCAACCACCTTGATTTGGGTCGCTTAACTCAAAGTTTGCCGGCTGCACGGACCTCTTTCCCACTGCGATACTTGGGGCTCCCCCTCTCCGTTTGGAAGCTAAAATTGGTGGATCTCCAATTTCTCGTGGACAAAGTTGCAAGCAAGTTATCAACGTATGATGGCCAGAACATCACCACCATTGGACGTACGACCCttgtcaagtccgtgatcacttCCCAACTGATCTACCCCGCCACCCCATTGGTCATCCCACCAACCATCCTTCACAGCGTCAACGAGCTTTCCTTTGGTCCGGTTCGGACAAGACAATGGGGGCCAAATGCAAGGTGAATTGGGAGTATGTTTGCCGGCCCCTTGAGTACGGAGGTATAAGGGGTCTCAACTGCCCGGACCGACGATCTACGGTGAATGCAACGATTGCCTCCTCGTTGTGCCATATTGTGTGCttgcaagagactaagcttggcaACGTCGACCAATTCACAGCAGCTTTTTTGGGCGGGCACAGGCTGCATAGCTTCGCGCAAAGACCTGCTTCGAGCACTAGGGGTGGCATCTTGATGCTCTGGGATGATCTCCTTGTGGATGTTTCTTGCATTAGCTTCACGACGTATTGCCTCTCCGCCATGGTCCGGGTGCGAGGGACCGACGTGCTTTTCAAAATCACGACCGTCTATGGACCCACGGACTACTCTTGCAAAGATGCTTTCTTTTCCGAGTTGCTAGCAGAGACGCCACCGTTAGGGATGGCCTGGCTTGCCACTGGTGATTTCAACCAAATCTA from Triticum urartu cultivar G1812 chromosome 3, Tu2.1, whole genome shotgun sequence encodes:
- the LOC125543250 gene encoding uncharacterized protein LOC125543250 isoform X2, which codes for MNPPSPPARDAIKSGAGAAAAHDLQFLLSMDVLLLGALPMLLLARTGPGLAAQEPWCVPCGAAFVAAVVVVSRVSRQPMGSGRSETGGPCSPTHRRLFSDQLKMNFLKEKEVPKGDGSNKSLNLRVKEVEPEEVQGRIIVACGWLVQGNFRAGAAARVPEQAPRHWQSVGRILETKPGRSVNI
- the LOC125543250 gene encoding uncharacterized protein LOC125543250 isoform X3 gives rise to the protein MNPPSPPARDAIKSGAGAAAAHDLQFLLSMDVLLLGALPMLLLARTGPGLAAQEPWCVPCGAAFVAAVVVVSRVSRQPMGSGRSETGGPCSPTHRRPEWFRFSEGEGGAERGWEQQESESKRTDSMSCHEEFEAVRRHKSRVLNYVKAMLMCKSLRVTSSMAIIFPPTSFRPWRPGQRSRT